One Lentibacillus cibarius DNA window includes the following coding sequences:
- a CDS encoding GNAT family N-acetyltransferase, which translates to MTVRTYQNGDEQQIQDLYEKVFRKKRSHKTWEWKFQAHPNTLNPFILVYEDKGTLLGHLALWVADAYISGVTEKIALRVDTMVDPDAQGQGIYRQLNDAMLTTANEQGVNLLYGFPAVRAKELLLRTTNAVHAGDVARHRMIVDPAALAASVFPKLQPARAVGKWLKNWKLRHAKRDFLPEGWEFHEVTTCDEQFDELAVASQTLKPVILKRDAAYLEWRYLHHPEKTYRLFALTKQGQLQGYVVLKTETVPFKKGQAVIGNIVDFLAADDDASIWQLLTKGALANLTDADIIQLWTTPETTAAQMFTRHGLKETDRPMPLVVHDLDANTGIHHSDWWLTQGDVDSF; encoded by the coding sequence ATGACAGTTCGAACCTATCAGAACGGTGATGAACAGCAAATACAAGATCTATATGAAAAGGTATTCCGAAAAAAACGGTCGCACAAGACTTGGGAATGGAAGTTCCAAGCCCATCCGAACACGCTAAATCCTTTCATTCTAGTATACGAAGACAAGGGAACATTGCTCGGCCATCTTGCATTATGGGTAGCGGACGCGTATATCAGTGGTGTCACAGAAAAAATAGCCTTGCGCGTCGATACGATGGTTGACCCTGATGCACAAGGCCAAGGCATCTATCGCCAGTTGAACGACGCCATGCTGACCACCGCGAACGAACAAGGCGTCAACCTGCTGTACGGATTCCCGGCAGTACGGGCCAAAGAACTGCTGCTGCGAACGACTAATGCCGTGCATGCAGGCGATGTCGCACGCCACCGAATGATTGTGGACCCCGCCGCACTGGCTGCATCCGTCTTCCCAAAGCTTCAACCAGCCAGAGCGGTGGGAAAATGGTTGAAAAACTGGAAACTGCGTCATGCGAAGCGAGACTTCTTGCCGGAGGGCTGGGAATTTCACGAAGTAACCACATGCGATGAACAATTTGACGAGCTAGCAGTAGCATCGCAAACCTTGAAACCAGTCATACTGAAGCGAGACGCCGCCTATCTGGAATGGCGCTACCTCCATCACCCGGAAAAGACATACCGATTGTTCGCCCTAACCAAGCAAGGACAATTACAAGGCTACGTCGTGCTAAAGACAGAAACCGTACCATTCAAAAAAGGACAAGCCGTAATCGGAAATATAGTAGATTTCCTAGCAGCTGACGACGACGCATCCATTTGGCAACTTCTTACCAAAGGCGCACTGGCCAACCTCACCGACGCAGATATCATCCAGCTGTGGACCACCCCGGAAACAACCGCAGCACAAATGTTCACACGCCACGGCCTGAAGGAAACAGACCGCCCGATGCCATTAGTCGTGCACGACCTAGACGCAAACACCGGCATTCACCACAGCGACTGGTGGCTCACCCAAGGCGACGTGGACTCGTTTTAA
- a CDS encoding YdbC family protein: MANINYEIKETIGVLSESPKGWTKELNIVSWNDREPKYDLRDWSPDKEKMGKGITMTEEELENLKKLLK, encoded by the coding sequence ATGGCTAACATTAACTATGAAATCAAAGAAACGATTGGCGTTCTATCCGAATCACCTAAAGGCTGGACGAAAGAACTGAATATCGTCAGCTGGAATGACCGGGAACCCAAATATGATTTACGAGACTGGTCCCCAGATAAGGAAAAAATGGGCAAAGGCATCACAATGACTGAAGAAGAACTTGAGAATTTAAAAAAGCTATTGAAGTAA
- a CDS encoding PIG-L deacetylase family protein, which yields MKAKELLMTILKPINIPLTRLLLRRHYSGSKTLSDTKQAKRVLVLAPHMDDETIGPGGAIRLHANEGADVHCVFVTDGSNSVSELSKEDLMTLRMQEMEQVQDILGINRIHYLGLPDGKVTSNGEAKDKFYEQINSLQPDIIYCPSFIDAHPDHTETAQILADVLKENDMPDITIRLYEINCPIPPDYINCVMDISATLPEKEQAISEFSSQAIAFDGFLELNRLKTNLTNADIQSAEIFFEPSISTFIQHCDNLEIYKDLFPSLFKQANRTDTLLWAIYKNLKRKRELYAQSLQTVRSLNDDSSNLSER from the coding sequence ATGAAGGCAAAAGAATTATTGATGACAATCCTGAAACCAATAAACATTCCGCTGACACGATTGCTGTTGCGGCGCCATTACAGCGGCTCGAAAACACTGTCCGATACAAAACAGGCCAAACGTGTACTCGTACTGGCGCCCCACATGGATGATGAAACCATTGGACCGGGGGGCGCCATTCGGCTGCACGCTAATGAAGGCGCCGATGTACACTGTGTATTTGTGACAGACGGTTCCAATAGTGTCAGTGAACTGAGTAAAGAAGACCTCATGACGCTGCGTATGCAGGAAATGGAGCAAGTGCAAGACATTCTAGGTATCAACCGAATTCATTATTTAGGACTGCCCGATGGAAAGGTCACAAGCAACGGTGAAGCAAAAGATAAATTTTATGAACAAATCAATTCGTTGCAACCGGACATCATTTATTGCCCATCGTTCATTGATGCCCACCCGGACCATACGGAAACGGCACAGATCTTAGCCGATGTGCTGAAAGAGAACGACATGCCCGATATTACCATCCGATTATATGAAATTAATTGCCCGATTCCTCCTGATTATATTAATTGTGTCATGGATATATCAGCGACTTTACCGGAAAAAGAACAAGCCATCAGCGAGTTCTCATCCCAGGCAATTGCATTTGACGGCTTTCTGGAGCTGAACAGGCTAAAAACAAACCTGACGAACGCGGACATCCAATCGGCAGAAATCTTTTTCGAACCATCTATTTCAACATTTATTCAGCATTGTGACAACCTTGAAATATATAAAGACTTGTTTCCTAGTCTATTTAAACAGGCCAACCGGACCGATACATTATTATGGGCCATCTATAAAAACTTAAAGCGGAAAAGGGAACTGTATGCACAGAGTTTGCAAACGGTAAGGAGCTTAAACGATGACAGTTCGAACCTATCAGAACGGTGA
- a CDS encoding O-antigen ligase family protein yields the protein MNDQKQIIQFTIATILVLTIGLFLPDSLAIALSVIYFAAVTWYKPKLLIPLLILYFPFRPFLVEINDGLKFAGDVGILVLVIKVLTDAIKQKDYRSIFRLEWYEWAYLLFCLVGAVAALTTGVSLVAIVFQLRKFLTMYLLYYGVKRLAWNRADMLNALKLITGVAMVLVAHGFVEKLSQRQWLIPQAWKEMFISPANFERIYGLLSNPNSMSMYMVVALAASFTLLRVTKNKAWYIPLVLEAGTLLLTYSRGSILGIAIAGIIYLFLAKDKQITKQVIITALAGFLLVFTPVHQLDRFVVDMWGDSSQQQQGGSGTLGDRFSSSFDQEQFERSLNTGRIFFVKVGLDIWTDYPVIGTGFGTFGDSAALVYSSPIYDDYGLNDIYDYMGTDFYSDNQYIQIIVQTGAIGTILFAIFMLNMAYRMGRMRKTDPTIAHVTLFFWLFIGLVGVVYNVWENQVFPMFFFILLAWMETVKRGRSESLSAAANRKEETS from the coding sequence ATGAACGATCAAAAACAAATCATTCAATTTACAATAGCAACGATTTTAGTATTAACGATTGGCTTATTCTTGCCCGATAGTCTTGCCATTGCGCTGTCGGTAATCTATTTTGCGGCGGTGACGTGGTATAAACCAAAGCTGCTCATTCCACTGCTCATTCTTTATTTCCCGTTCAGGCCATTTCTTGTGGAGATCAATGATGGGCTGAAATTTGCAGGTGATGTCGGTATCCTCGTATTGGTCATTAAGGTCCTTACCGATGCGATCAAGCAAAAGGATTATCGATCCATCTTCCGGCTCGAATGGTATGAATGGGCGTATCTTTTATTCTGTCTGGTTGGCGCGGTTGCGGCGCTGACAACCGGGGTGTCGCTCGTCGCTATTGTGTTTCAGCTGCGTAAATTTCTCACCATGTACCTACTATATTATGGGGTGAAACGCTTAGCTTGGAACCGGGCGGACATGCTGAACGCGCTGAAGTTAATTACCGGTGTCGCTATGGTGCTGGTTGCTCACGGGTTTGTGGAAAAACTATCCCAGCGGCAATGGCTAATTCCGCAGGCTTGGAAAGAGATGTTTATTTCGCCGGCCAATTTCGAACGGATTTATGGCTTGCTGTCCAATCCGAACTCTATGAGCATGTACATGGTCGTAGCGTTAGCAGCCAGCTTCACGCTGCTCCGGGTGACCAAAAACAAGGCATGGTACATACCGCTCGTATTAGAGGCCGGTACACTGCTCTTGACGTATTCCCGAGGCAGTATTCTTGGTATCGCCATTGCAGGAATCATTTATTTGTTCCTGGCAAAAGATAAACAAATAACGAAACAAGTAATCATCACTGCTTTAGCCGGGTTCTTGCTTGTATTTACCCCTGTGCATCAATTGGACCGCTTCGTTGTAGATATGTGGGGCGATAGCAGTCAGCAGCAGCAAGGTGGAAGCGGCACACTCGGGGACAGGTTCAGCTCGTCGTTTGATCAGGAGCAATTCGAGAGGAGCTTGAACACCGGCCGTATCTTCTTCGTTAAAGTCGGCTTGGATATCTGGACGGATTATCCCGTGATTGGAACGGGCTTTGGCACATTCGGCGACTCGGCGGCATTGGTTTATTCGTCACCGATTTATGATGACTATGGGCTGAACGATATTTATGATTATATGGGGACTGACTTCTACTCGGACAACCAGTACATTCAGATTATCGTCCAGACCGGTGCAATCGGGACCATCCTGTTTGCGATATTTATGCTGAACATGGCGTACCGGATGGGCCGGATGCGCAAGACAGATCCGACTATCGCGCACGTCACCTTGTTTTTCTGGTTATTCATCGGATTGGTTGGTGTCGTGTATAATGTGTGGGAGAACCAGGTATTCCCTATGTTCTTCTTTATACTACTTGCCTGGATGGAAACAGTAAAGCGCGGCCGGAGTGAATCGCTATCCGC
- a CDS encoding C39 family peptidase: protein MTESKWKVLIQGVPAYYQYPELPTGCEATSLAMLLSWGLGRDVSKYDVADTLRKGAKVRLVDGERTGANPNKSFVGDPYTDSDDGSYGVFERPILEALDVFMSGRGVDLTGTSFDALLDVIRSGKPVLAWTTLEQRETFYGLSWTDADGDVIDWYENEHAVVIIGIDGDDVIAHDPHTGKAEHYERDLFERNWRSMGKRAVTLDA from the coding sequence ATGACTGAATCAAAATGGAAGGTACTCATTCAAGGTGTGCCAGCCTATTACCAATACCCGGAGCTGCCAACCGGATGTGAGGCGACGTCACTAGCGATGCTGTTGAGTTGGGGACTTGGTCGGGATGTGAGTAAATATGACGTAGCGGATACATTACGCAAGGGTGCCAAAGTTCGATTAGTCGATGGCGAGCGTACAGGAGCGAATCCGAATAAATCGTTTGTCGGCGATCCGTACACCGACTCGGATGATGGTAGTTATGGTGTGTTTGAAAGGCCAATTTTAGAAGCGCTTGATGTGTTCATGTCCGGCCGCGGTGTTGACTTGACCGGTACGTCGTTTGATGCGCTGCTTGATGTCATTCGTTCCGGGAAACCGGTGCTCGCATGGACGACGCTTGAGCAGCGGGAAACATTTTACGGATTGTCGTGGACCGATGCTGATGGCGACGTGATTGACTGGTATGAAAATGAGCATGCCGTAGTGATTATCGGGATTGACGGGGATGATGTCATTGCACATGATCCGCATACCGGGAAAGCGGAACATTACGAACGGGACCTTTTTGAACGGAATTGGCGCTCGATGGGCAAGCGTGCCGTGACATTGGACGCGTAA
- a CDS encoding transposase → MMKEVKKSPDVEKIMELPISYEEKGKEKGKEKAIKEMALAMISEGASTAFIAKVTQLSEEEIDRLRQKN, encoded by the coding sequence TTGATGAAAGAGGTTAAAAAATCGCCCGATGTGGAGAAAATCATGGAGCTGCCAATTTCGTATGAGGAAAAGGGAAAGGAAAAAGGAAAAGAAAAAGCGATCAAGGAAATGGCACTTGCCATGATAAGCGAAGGAGCGTCAACAGCATTTATTGCAAAGGTAACACAGCTAAGTGAAGAAGAAATTGATAGGTTGAGGCAGAAAAATTGA
- a CDS encoding LTA synthase family protein produces the protein MVQVKKVLKSYFVFFAVVIALKFFFLRYHLFGDSNILHTFWYELSVVFILFIFIDLVCGKGKLLGYVVLDLLLSVLFFSMTVYERYFGTVPTYHDLGQMNQVGSVSDSIIMLLERQDMLYFVDFLILGVLLLFRKGFIYPANVRLPKKFLLPVLVACLMIVSVDFVTNKDKRILDQTLFSEDHGVLNAQAIKLYSDTVGEVDPGEVLNDVTVDDIIQMKGNEPVPFSEHTHYNVAKDRNLIVLQIESLQDFVINLEVNGQEITPNINAWLDESLYFDNVYQQIGAGNTSDAEFMMNTSIYPVGDTPTSDQLADKAIPSLPKLLNEQGYRTATFHAGDIDYWNRSTMYPVLGFDDYYSLDNFYEEKDVVGFGPSDGYFYDKTMEKLNAFAEQEQPFYAHVVSLTSHTPFKMPEARRGLDLPEKFQGTLTGNYLQSVHYADKVLGKFFDDLKQAGIWDKSVIALYGDHSGVHGQLVKDEDVQLLHDLLGHPYSLLNRFNIPFIIEAPGITAENGERIDTVGGQLDMMPTLLNMLGVKPKGLYFGHDLLQYDSNLLGMRYYLSSGAFFNNDVLFIPETVRHDVRIYDMEGGGQFDDLSDPMEYFEDDYEHILQLYEWSDAYFGSLSR, from the coding sequence ATGGTGCAGGTAAAAAAGGTTTTGAAATCATATTTTGTTTTTTTCGCCGTTGTGATTGCTTTGAAATTTTTCTTTCTTCGCTATCATTTATTTGGTGACTCGAATATACTCCACACATTTTGGTATGAACTGAGTGTTGTTTTTATCCTTTTCATTTTCATTGACTTGGTATGTGGTAAAGGTAAATTACTTGGATATGTGGTACTGGACTTGTTATTATCCGTCCTGTTTTTCAGTATGACCGTCTATGAACGCTATTTCGGAACTGTTCCAACATATCATGATTTGGGGCAGATGAATCAGGTTGGTTCGGTTAGTGATAGTATTATAATGCTCCTGGAACGCCAGGACATGCTATATTTTGTGGACTTTCTTATTCTGGGTGTGTTGCTTTTATTCCGAAAAGGTTTTATCTATCCGGCAAATGTCCGGCTTCCGAAAAAGTTTCTGCTTCCTGTGCTCGTAGCTTGTCTAATGATCGTTTCCGTCGATTTCGTAACGAACAAAGATAAGCGTATATTGGATCAGACGCTGTTTTCCGAGGACCATGGTGTGCTGAACGCACAAGCGATTAAACTATATTCGGATACGGTCGGTGAGGTTGATCCTGGCGAAGTGTTAAATGATGTCACAGTCGACGACATCATTCAAATGAAAGGGAATGAACCGGTCCCATTTTCGGAGCATACGCATTATAACGTTGCCAAAGATCGGAACTTAATCGTGTTGCAAATTGAGTCACTACAGGATTTTGTTATTAATTTAGAAGTAAATGGCCAGGAGATCACGCCTAATATCAATGCTTGGCTGGACGAGAGCCTTTATTTCGACAATGTGTATCAGCAGATTGGCGCTGGGAATACATCCGATGCCGAGTTCATGATGAATACATCGATCTACCCGGTTGGCGATACACCGACATCGGATCAATTAGCGGACAAAGCCATTCCCTCCCTGCCTAAGTTGTTGAATGAACAGGGGTACCGGACAGCAACCTTTCATGCTGGTGACATCGATTATTGGAATCGAAGTACGATGTATCCGGTATTAGGCTTTGACGATTACTACAGCCTGGATAACTTTTATGAGGAAAAAGATGTTGTCGGGTTTGGCCCCTCTGATGGGTATTTTTATGATAAAACGATGGAAAAATTAAACGCATTCGCGGAGCAGGAGCAGCCATTTTATGCACACGTAGTATCGTTGACCAGTCATACCCCATTTAAAATGCCGGAAGCTAGGCGTGGGCTCGATCTCCCGGAAAAATTCCAAGGCACACTGACAGGTAACTATTTACAATCTGTCCATTATGCGGATAAAGTACTTGGAAAATTTTTCGATGACCTCAAGCAAGCAGGTATTTGGGATAAATCGGTTATCGCATTGTATGGCGATCACTCCGGTGTGCACGGGCAGCTTGTCAAGGACGAAGACGTGCAGCTGCTGCATGATCTTCTCGGCCATCCTTATTCACTGCTTAATCGGTTCAATATTCCGTTCATCATCGAAGCCCCCGGCATAACAGCGGAGAACGGCGAGCGGATTGATACAGTCGGCGGACAACTCGACATGATGCCGACACTTCTGAATATGCTGGGCGTCAAGCCAAAAGGACTGTATTTCGGCCACGACCTGCTGCAATATGACAGCAACTTGCTCGGCATGCGGTACTATCTATCGTCCGGCGCCTTTTTCAATAATGATGTCCTGTTTATTCCGGAAACAGTGAGGCACGACGTCCGAATCTATGACATGGAAGGGGGAGGACAGTTTGACGACTTATCCGACCCAATGGAATATTTCGAAGACGACTATGAACATATACTGCAATTATACGAATGGTCGGATGCCTACTTCGGGAGCCTAAGCCGCTAA
- a CDS encoding glycosyltransferase family 4 protein: MVYAALSVCIIVSLFITPLVKKLAIRIGAVDQPNDRKVHQKIMPRLGGLAIFFSFLLGFLLFLPETMNAWPVLAGAIIITGVGVLDDLYELSAKAKFGGQLVAAIITVLGGVQIDFVTLPFGIFGDRIDFGLFAIPITILWIVGITNAINLIDGLDGLAAGVSAIVLLTISGLGIAMGNPLVALLGFLLLGSTLGFLAYNFHPAKIFMGDTGALFLGYMISVLAVMGLFKNVAIFSLIVPIMILGVPILDTLFAIIRRFLHKKPLSAPDKLHLHHCLLRLGFSHRQTVIMIYALSGIFSTAAIVFTEATIWGSTLILFGLIILVELVVEVTGLISENYRPLLKLMNVTKKRL, translated from the coding sequence ATGGTATACGCTGCTCTATCAGTCTGTATAATTGTATCACTGTTCATAACACCACTTGTTAAAAAGTTAGCCATCCGTATTGGGGCGGTTGACCAGCCAAATGATCGGAAAGTTCATCAAAAAATCATGCCCCGTCTGGGAGGGCTGGCGATATTTTTCAGTTTCCTGCTCGGGTTTCTCCTATTTCTGCCGGAGACCATGAATGCTTGGCCGGTGCTAGCAGGAGCAATCATCATTACTGGCGTCGGCGTGTTGGATGATTTATATGAACTATCGGCAAAAGCTAAATTCGGCGGACAACTGGTTGCCGCGATTATCACCGTGTTAGGCGGCGTCCAGATCGACTTTGTCACGCTGCCATTCGGTATATTTGGCGATCGTATCGATTTTGGTCTCTTCGCCATCCCGATTACGATTCTATGGATTGTCGGCATCACCAATGCGATTAATCTGATTGATGGCTTGGACGGACTTGCTGCAGGTGTATCTGCCATTGTTCTTCTGACCATTTCCGGGCTCGGTATCGCCATGGGCAATCCGCTCGTAGCGCTATTAGGCTTCCTGCTGCTTGGAAGCACCCTCGGATTTCTTGCTTATAACTTTCACCCGGCAAAAATATTCATGGGTGATACCGGCGCATTGTTTCTCGGTTACATGATCAGTGTGCTCGCGGTAATGGGACTGTTTAAAAACGTCGCCATCTTTTCATTGATTGTGCCAATTATGATTTTGGGTGTACCAATTCTTGATACGCTGTTTGCGATTATCCGCCGCTTTCTGCACAAGAAACCATTATCGGCACCTGATAAACTGCACCTGCACCATTGTTTATTGCGGCTCGGCTTCTCGCACCGGCAAACGGTCATTATGATTTACGCGCTAAGCGGAATATTTAGCACCGCCGCGATTGTATTTACGGAAGCTACCATATGGGGATCAACGCTGATTCTATTCGGCCTGATTATCCTTGTCGAGCTTGTCGTCGAAGTAACCGGCCTGATCAGTGAAAATTACCGGCCGCTATTGAAGCTCATGAACGTTACCAAAAAAAGACTCTGA
- the murJ gene encoding murein biosynthesis integral membrane protein MurJ encodes MKSKLGLASVLFIGASLLLKVSGLIRDMVIAYYFGDSFVADAYLAAFIIPNMFILFMRNGMKNAFVPSYIEALDKQRGEWHFGQVFKGTIVISLVIALLGVALAPVYIPLFYPEFSGQATDIAIRISAIFFAAILFIGMNAVLEAFFDSQNRFTMSMISQIIVIVTSIGSAFLFANRIGAYSLAIGYVAGAVIALFVMLFSVIPQKVMTFRRKLDWLEVRQFYWVFIPVGLTVAVGQINLMVGTMFASHFQEGAVTYINYAKNLVHMPQGIFGVTIGTIIFPLLSKAITTDDRKLFKRGIEQGLTSMYLILLPSVIGMLVLMPNIISLLYERGEFTAGATMATTQVAYMYVGSVLCFSLNNIINKGFYSLKKGHLILIISSLSILLNMVLNFILTAWIGYRGIPLAASLMAFGYVGAQFVVFYKLVNGLQLKYLAVECIKITAATGIMAAVVYPILQLIGGWHDMLQIIVIALTGAIVYFISAYVLHSQALRFLLNHLFKKKRKA; translated from the coding sequence TTGAAGTCGAAACTGGGATTAGCAAGTGTTCTTTTTATCGGGGCATCGCTTTTGTTAAAAGTGTCCGGGCTTATCCGGGACATGGTGATTGCATATTATTTCGGTGATAGTTTTGTAGCGGATGCGTATCTGGCTGCATTCATTATTCCGAATATGTTTATCTTGTTTATGAGAAATGGTATGAAGAATGCCTTTGTACCAAGTTATATAGAAGCTTTAGACAAACAGCGGGGCGAGTGGCATTTTGGACAAGTATTCAAAGGGACCATCGTCATTAGTCTGGTGATTGCGCTGCTTGGCGTGGCACTGGCGCCTGTTTATATTCCGTTGTTTTATCCGGAGTTTAGCGGGCAAGCAACTGACATCGCCATCCGCATTTCCGCTATTTTCTTTGCGGCCATCCTATTTATCGGCATGAATGCGGTGCTCGAGGCTTTCTTTGATTCGCAAAACCGCTTCACCATGTCGATGATATCGCAAATCATTGTGATCGTGACGTCCATCGGGAGTGCGTTTTTGTTTGCGAATCGGATTGGTGCTTATTCCTTGGCCATCGGTTATGTTGCCGGTGCGGTTATTGCCTTGTTCGTGATGCTGTTTTCCGTCATACCGCAGAAAGTGATGACATTCCGGCGCAAATTGGATTGGCTGGAGGTAAGGCAATTTTACTGGGTGTTTATTCCGGTTGGGCTGACGGTAGCGGTTGGTCAAATCAATCTAATGGTCGGTACGATGTTTGCCAGTCATTTTCAGGAAGGTGCGGTTACCTACATTAACTATGCTAAAAATCTTGTCCACATGCCGCAGGGGATATTCGGCGTAACGATTGGAACGATTATTTTTCCATTGCTTTCCAAAGCGATTACGACGGATGACCGGAAATTATTTAAACGCGGTATTGAACAAGGGCTGACGTCGATGTATCTGATTCTCTTGCCATCAGTGATCGGTATGCTCGTCTTGATGCCGAATATCATTTCGCTCTTGTATGAACGCGGGGAATTTACAGCCGGTGCGACGATGGCGACGACCCAAGTTGCTTACATGTATGTTGGATCTGTTTTATGCTTTAGTCTGAATAATATTATCAACAAAGGCTTTTATTCCTTGAAGAAGGGACACCTTATCCTGATAATCAGCAGCCTGTCCATCTTATTGAATATGGTCCTTAACTTTATCCTGACAGCTTGGATCGGCTATCGTGGTATCCCGCTCGCTGCTTCCTTGATGGCGTTTGGCTATGTCGGTGCACAGTTTGTCGTGTTCTACAAATTGGTAAACGGCTTGCAATTAAAATATCTCGCCGTCGAATGTATCAAAATAACGGCAGCTACCGGCATCATGGCCGCTGTTGTTTACCCAATACTGCAACTGATTGGCGGCTGGCATGATATGTTACAGATCATCGTTATTGCGCTCACGGGCGCCATCGTCTATTTTATCAGTGCATATGTGCTCCATTCCCAGGCTTTGCGGTTTCTTCTTAATCATCTGTTTAAGAAAAAGAGAAAGGCATAA
- a CDS encoding transposase, with amino-acid sequence MQAATLVREESNTTTYIHHDHLFKELIHTFFEEFLRAFFPEVHEHIDFQHIKPLSEEVFSDMHEGEAKRLDIVMETKGKDEDAVLIIHVEPQSSSQPHFHERMYHYFSMLYNKYRKPIIPIAVFSYDEKRHEQHTFEMSFPFFHVLTFNFLMLELRKKHWRDYILSDNPAAAALLSKMGYTEKEKVQVKLEFLRMMARMELDPARTRLIYGFFERYLTLNEEEEATLMKEVKKSPDAEKIMELPISYEEKGKEKGKEIGKEIGKEIGKEKGKEIGKEKAIKEMALAMISEGASTAFIAKVTQLSEEEIERLRQKN; translated from the coding sequence ATGCAAGCAGCTACACTTGTACGAGAAGAATCAAACACAACCACGTATATTCACCACGATCACTTATTCAAGGAATTGATCCACACATTTTTCGAGGAATTTTTGCGTGCCTTCTTCCCGGAGGTGCATGAACATATTGATTTTCAACACATCAAACCGCTGTCCGAAGAAGTTTTTTCCGACATGCATGAGGGAGAGGCAAAAAGACTCGATATCGTTATGGAAACAAAAGGCAAAGATGAGGATGCAGTTCTAATCATCCATGTCGAACCACAAAGCTCAAGCCAGCCCCATTTCCATGAACGAATGTATCACTATTTCAGCATGCTTTATAATAAGTATAGAAAACCAATTATCCCGATTGCTGTGTTTAGTTACGATGAAAAACGACACGAACAACACACGTTTGAAATGTCTTTTCCTTTCTTTCATGTATTGACATTTAACTTTCTCATGCTCGAATTGCGAAAAAAACACTGGCGCGACTATATTCTATCCGACAATCCGGCGGCAGCAGCCCTGTTAAGTAAAATGGGCTACACGGAAAAGGAAAAGGTGCAGGTGAAACTAGAATTTTTGCGGATGATGGCCCGAATGGAACTTGACCCGGCTAGAACAAGACTCATTTACGGCTTTTTCGAAAGGTATCTCACATTAAATGAAGAGGAGGAAGCAACCTTGATGAAAGAGGTTAAAAAATCGCCCGATGCGGAGAAAATCATGGAGCTGCCAATTTCGTATGAGGAAAAAGGGAAGGAAAAAGGAAAAGAAATTGGAAAGGAAATCGGAAAAGAAATCGGAAAGGAAAAAGGAAAAGAAATCGGAAAAGAAAAAGCGATCAAGGAAATGGCGCTTGCTATGATAAGCGAAGGAGCGTCAACAGCATTTATTGCAAAGGTAACACAGCTAAGTGAAGAAGAAATTGAGAGGTTGAGGCAGAAAAATTGA